In Polaribacter pacificus, the genomic window GAATCAATTTTAGCATGTCCTTGGCTGGCATTTCTTCCATACCTCTTGCTTTTCGAGACTCGTTAATAGCAGTTTTAATAAAGTTAGTTACAGAAACTCCTGGAATTTCTACTGGGTACTGAAAAGATAAAAAGACACCGTTATGAGCGCGCTCTTCTGGAGCCAACTCGCTAATGTCTTCACCATCCAACTCAATGATTCCGTTTGTAACCTCATACTCTTCTTTTCCGGCAATGATGTTAGCCATAGTACTTTTTCCAGCACCATTAGGACCCATTATTGCATGAACTTCTCCTGCTTTTACCTCTAAATTCAATCCTTTTAAGATTGATTTATTGTCTATACTTGCGTGTAAATTGTTAATTTTTAACATATAAATAATTTAAAGCCCAAGACAGCTGTCTTAAGGTTTTAGTTTTTCAACTACTTTATTAATACTTTTTTTAAAAGCTCTTTTGAGTTTAACCAACAGAACCTTCCAAACTAATTTCTAATAATTTTTGAGCTTCAACAGCAAACTCCATCGGAAGCTTGTTTAAAACTTCTTTACTAAAACCATTTACAATTAATGCAATTGCTTTTTCTGTATCGATTCCTCTTTGATTACAATAAAACAATTGATCTTCACCAATCTTACTGGTAGTAGCCTCATGCTCTATCTGAGCAGATTTATTTTTTACTTCGATATATGGAAAAGTATGTGCTCCACAATCATTCCCCATTAGCAATGAATCACATTGCGAAAAATTACGGGCGTTTTCTGCTCGGGCACTAACCTGAACCAATCCTCGATAACTATTTTGTGATTTTCCAGCAGAGATTCCTTTCGAAATAATAGTACTTCGAGTGTTTTTACCCAAATGAATCATTTTGGTCCCTGTATCTGCTTGTTGAAAGTGATTGGTAACTGCAATTGAGTAAAACTCACCTACAGAATTATTCCCTTTTAAAATACAACTTGGATATTTCCATGTCACTGCAGAACCTGTTTCTACCTGTGTCCATGAAATTTTTGCATTGGTTTCACAGATCCCTCTTTTGGTCACAAAATTAAAGATTCCTCCTTTTCCATTTGCATCACCTGGAAACCAATTCTGAACAGTAGAGTACTTAATTTCTGCATCATCCATAGCGATAAGCTCTACCACTGCAGCATGCAATTGATTTTCATCACGCTGTGGTGCTGTACAGCCTTCAAGATATGAAACATAGCTGCCTTTATCTGCAACAACTAAAGTTCTTTCAAATTGACCCGTACCTCCTTCATTAATTCTAAAATAGGTCGATAGTTCCATTGGACAACGAACTCCTTTTGGAATATAACAAAAAGATCCATCAGAAAATACCGCCGAATTTAAGGCTGCATAAAAATTATCCGTAGTTGGAACTACAGATCCTAAGTATTTTTTTACCAATTCTGGATGCTCTTGAATGGCTTCAGAGATAGGCATAAATATAATCCCTTTCTCAGCAAGCGTTTTCTTAAAAGTTGTGGCTACAGATACAGAATCCATTACGATATCTACTGCAACATTTGCCAACTTTTTTTGCTCATCTATAGAAATTCCTAATTTTTTAAAGGTCTCTAACAAATCTGGATCTACTTCATCCAAACTGTTTAATTTCGGCTTCTTTTTAGGAGCAGAATAATAAGACATTTCTTGGAAATTTGGCTTAGGATATTTAACGTTTGCCCACTCTGGCTCTGTCATTTTTTCCCAAACTCTATAAGCCTCAATACGCCAATCGGTCATCCATTCTGGCTCATTTTTCTTTTTTGAAATAGCACGTACAACATCTTCATTTAACCCTTTTGCAAAGGTTTCACTTTCTATATCTGTATAAAAACCATATTCGTATTCCTTGGTCTTTAATTCTTCTCGTAAATTATCTTCAGTATACTTACTCATAATTTCTCAATCTTTTTTATAACGAAAAACTTTCTCCGCACCCACAGGTTCTATTTGCGTTTGGATTGTTAAACACAAAACCTGTTCCGTTTAACCCACCAGAATACTCTAGTGTGGTTCCAACTAAGTACAAGAAACTTTTTTTGTCAACAATAATTTTTACACCATTGTCTTCAAAAACCTTATCGCCTTCTGCTTGATTTTTGTCAAACTTTAAGTCGTATGACAAGCCAGAGCAACCTCCGCTTTTAACACCTACACGAACAAAGTGTATTGCAGTGTCAAAACCATCATCAGTCATTAACTCTACCACTTTTTTCTTAGCGATGTCTGAAACTTTTATCATAATTCTTATGTAGATTAAATCAAAATTAGATGCAAAGATAGCAACAAAATATCATTTTAGTAAACTTTAGGCATGATTAAAATTGATTGACAAATAAGGATTATCGATATAAATCAAGACTTTAGTTTTTGAAGGCAAAGAAAACTGTTAACAAAATGTTAAAGAGTGCTTTATGTAATTTACAAATAAGGATTTAGACTTACTTTTATTGACCTTTATTAAACACAACTAAATGAAAAAACTAATCACTGTATTAACCCTACTTCTTTGCTGGCAAATGAGTGCACAGCAAACAGTATGGAGCGAAGATTTGATCACTGTTGCAGAAAAATCAAACTACCAAAAAACCTCTAGCTATTCTGATGTGATGTCGTTTATTACGGCCTTGCAAAAAAAATCTGATTTGCTACAATTAGAATATATGGGAACCAGTAAGGAAGGAAAAAAAATCCCTGTTGCTATTTTGGCTAACCCATCAATTAAAACACCTCAAGAAGCTATCGCCTCTGGCAAACCAGTCTTGTACATTCAAGGGAATATTCACGCTGGTGAAGTAGAAGGAAAAGAAGTTGTTTTGCAACTGATGCGAGATATCTTATTGGGAGACAAAAAGCATTTATTAGACAATCAAATTATTCTTTTTGCTCCAATCTACAACACCGATTCTAATGACAAAATGAAACAAGGAAGAAGACCTTCTCAAGAAGATAGTCCTGTTGAAGTTGGAATCAGAGAAAACAGCCAAGGGCTAGATCTAAACAGAGACGGTATTAAAATGGAAGCTTTTGAAACTAACGGACTGGTTCAAAACATATTAAACAAATGGAATCCAGAAATGTTGGTTGATCTACATACCACTAACGGAACCTGGCATGGTTACGGAATTACCTATGCTCCAAGTTATCATTATGCTGGAGAAAAAGCTCCTTATGATTTTACTTGGGATGTTTTATTGCCAGAAGTGGTAAAAAAAGCAGATGAAAACTACAAAGTTAAGATCGGTCCTTATGGATATTATTCTGTAAACAAAGCTTGGCCTCCAACCTCTATTTACACTTACAATCACCATCCAAGATACATCGTAAATCAAATGGGATTGCGTAATAAGGTAGGTATTTTAAGTGAAGCTTTTGCTCACGATCGTTTTTATACACGTATCAATGGAACCTATGGTTTTGTTGCTGAAATTCTAGAATTTACCCATAAAAATGGTAAAAAAATGATGAGCATCAATGCGCAAGCAGAAAAAGATGCTATACAAAATGTAATCAGCAATGCAGGTAAAGCTCAAAAAGGGGTTCGTTTTAAAATGGTGCCTTTAGAGAAAAAAATTGAAAATTACAGAACCTACGATTACGTACCTTATCTAAATAAAAACGGAAGAAAAAGCTATGTTCGTTCAGGAAAAATAATTGATGTACCCAATGTAGAAAACCTGTCAAAATTTGATGCGACAGTTTCTACAACATTACCACGTGGTTATTTTTTACCAAAATCAATGAAGCCGATTGTGGACCACCTGAGAAAACAAGGAATTGAAGTTACAGAACTAAAGGGACGTAAGAGAGCTACCGGTGAAGTTTTTATGGTAGAAAAATTAACCAATGCAAGACGTAAATTTGAAGGGCATTTTATGACCACTTTAGAGGGAAGCTATGTTGCAAAAACTAGAACCTTTAAAAAAGGAGACTTTTGGGTAGACATGGCACAGCCATTAACCAATTTAGCTTTTTACACTTTAGAGCCACAATCTGATGATGGTTTAGCTACTTGGAATTTCTTTGATGAGTATTTAAAAGCACAAGGAGTCGATACTAAGGCGGTTGAATATCCAGTTTTTAAATATTATTCTGTTAGATAATATTTAAACAACATATAAATTTAAAGGGGGTGTATTATAGAACACGCTCCCTTTTTTTTGCTTTAAAAACAAATAGAATTGCTGTATCTTTGCGGCATGATTGAAGATAAAAACCCACAAAGAACCTCTTTGTCCGAGCTTGGAGAATTTGGCTTGATAAATCACCTTACTAAACATTTTAGTCTCAACAACTCATCTACTATAAAAGGAGTTGGTGATGATGCTGCCGTATTGGCTGCAACAGACAAGCAAACCCTTGTTACCACAGATTTATTAATTGAGGGAGTTCATTTTGATTTGAGCTATATGCCTCTTAAACACTTAGGGTATAAAGCTGTGATGGTTAATCTATCTGATGTGTACGCCATGAATGGTACTG contains:
- the sufC gene encoding Fe-S cluster assembly ATPase SufC codes for the protein MLKINNLHASIDNKSILKGLNLEVKAGEVHAIMGPNGAGKSTMANIIAGKEEYEVTNGIIELDGEDISELAPEERAHNGVFLSFQYPVEIPGVSVTNFIKTAINESRKARGMEEMPAKDMLKLIREKSELLEMDRKFLSRSLNEGFSGGEKKRNEIFQMAMLEPKLAILDETDSGLDIDALRIVANGVNKLKSKDNAVIVITHYQRLLEYIVPDFVHVLYDGKIVKSGDASLALELEAKGYDWIKELV
- the sufB gene encoding Fe-S cluster assembly protein SufB, which translates into the protein MSKYTEDNLREELKTKEYEYGFYTDIESETFAKGLNEDVVRAISKKKNEPEWMTDWRIEAYRVWEKMTEPEWANVKYPKPNFQEMSYYSAPKKKPKLNSLDEVDPDLLETFKKLGISIDEQKKLANVAVDIVMDSVSVATTFKKTLAEKGIIFMPISEAIQEHPELVKKYLGSVVPTTDNFYAALNSAVFSDGSFCYIPKGVRCPMELSTYFRINEGGTGQFERTLVVADKGSYVSYLEGCTAPQRDENQLHAAVVELIAMDDAEIKYSTVQNWFPGDANGKGGIFNFVTKRGICETNAKISWTQVETGSAVTWKYPSCILKGNNSVGEFYSIAVTNHFQQADTGTKMIHLGKNTRSTIISKGISAGKSQNSYRGLVQVSARAENARNFSQCDSLLMGNDCGAHTFPYIEVKNKSAQIEHEATTSKIGEDQLFYCNQRGIDTEKAIALIVNGFSKEVLNKLPMEFAVEAQKLLEISLEGSVG
- a CDS encoding HesB/IscA family protein — translated: MIKVSDIAKKKVVELMTDDGFDTAIHFVRVGVKSGGCSGLSYDLKFDKNQAEGDKVFEDNGVKIIVDKKSFLYLVGTTLEYSGGLNGTGFVFNNPNANRTCGCGESFSL
- a CDS encoding M14 family zinc carboxypeptidase, with protein sequence MKKLITVLTLLLCWQMSAQQTVWSEDLITVAEKSNYQKTSSYSDVMSFITALQKKSDLLQLEYMGTSKEGKKIPVAILANPSIKTPQEAIASGKPVLYIQGNIHAGEVEGKEVVLQLMRDILLGDKKHLLDNQIILFAPIYNTDSNDKMKQGRRPSQEDSPVEVGIRENSQGLDLNRDGIKMEAFETNGLVQNILNKWNPEMLVDLHTTNGTWHGYGITYAPSYHYAGEKAPYDFTWDVLLPEVVKKADENYKVKIGPYGYYSVNKAWPPTSIYTYNHHPRYIVNQMGLRNKVGILSEAFAHDRFYTRINGTYGFVAEILEFTHKNGKKMMSINAQAEKDAIQNVISNAGKAQKGVRFKMVPLEKKIENYRTYDYVPYLNKNGRKSYVRSGKIIDVPNVENLSKFDATVSTTLPRGYFLPKSMKPIVDHLRKQGIEVTELKGRKRATGEVFMVEKLTNARRKFEGHFMTTLEGSYVAKTRTFKKGDFWVDMAQPLTNLAFYTLEPQSDDGLATWNFFDEYLKAQGVDTKAVEYPVFKYYSVR